ATCGATTCGCGGAAGAATGCCGATGAGGAGCGTGAGCACAGCCCCTTGCACCAAACTCCGCATCGTCGATCGCGTTACTTCCTTTGGCAGCGGCAGGTGGGCAAACTTCAGGACGCTGACTTCTGCTCCCAGGAGTCCCATAATGGCACCCGACGCGCCCGCGCCCACGACCACCGGATTCCAATAGACGCTGGTGATGGAGCCGGCAATCGCACAGACCAGATAAACGCCGATGTACAGCCACGTTCCCAGAATGGCCTCGGCCAACGTGCCCAGCACCCACAGCGCCCACATATTCATGATGATGTGAGCAGCCCCAATGTGGACGAATGCCGAGGTAATGATTCGCCACCACTGGTTATGAAGGAGAACCTTGTCGCCCGAATCGCCGCCCCATCGGATCAATTGTTCAACTGTAGGCCCAGAAACAGGCACATGATTCAGCACCATGGCAATGAATACGGCGACATTGATGCCGATCAGAACGGTGGTCGCTGGAAATCTCCTGACGTAGTCGGAGACGTTCGGACGGCGCCGCTGAGGCGGGGCCTGGGCGCCAACCAAGCGGCATTCCGGACAGAAGTACTCTCCGGTTTGTGCGGTTTGAAGTTGGGCGCCGCAGTTGGGACAGTTGGGCAACGATGATGTCCTTCTGTATTGGAGACGTCGGATACAGCAATAGGCAATAAGCAATAGGCGATAGGCAGAACCAAACGCACAGCTTTTCCCTGCGAAAGCGAAATGGCTATCCGGCCAAGGAACATTGTGACGAGCAGTGGTTCTGGTCTATCGCCTACTGCCTACCGCCTATCGCCTATTGCCGCTTCTCCCGCATCATAGACGATGCACTCGCCAACTCTCGGCTGACCTCTTAGAATCGACTCATCTCAACCCCCGAGGAAATTCCGTGCCCCAGACTGAAGCTCTCGAAGTGCCTGCCGCTGTTACGCAATCGGATGTGAAGCCTGTTCACCGCGCCATTTTGAGTGTGACTGACAAGACCGGCATCGCCGACTTCGCGCGCGGGCTCGAAAAACTCGGAGTGGAACTGGTTTCTACGGGCGGCACGGCGAAGTTGCTGCGCGACTCTGGCATTCGCGTGAAAGACATATCTGAGCTCACGGGCTTCCCCGAGATGCTCGACGGCCGCGTGAAGACGCTTCATCCAAAAGTCCACGGCGGCATTCTGCACATTCGGGAGAATGAGGCTCACCGGCAGGCCGTCACGGATCATGACATTCCGGCCATCGATATGGTCGTCGTGAACCTGTACGCGTTTGAGAAGACGGCAGCAAAGCCTGGAGTCACATTCGAGGAGATCATCGAGAACATCGATATTGGCGGCCCCTCGATGTTGCGGTCTGCGGCAAAGAATTTTCAGGATGTTGCGGTGATAACTTCGCCATCGGATTATTCGCAAACTCTCGAAGAACTCCGCAGCTCCGGCGGTCTTTCGCTTAAAACAAAATGGAAGCTAGCCAAAAAAGCATTCGCCACCACCGCGGCTTACGATTCGGCGATCAGTTCCGCACTGGAGACCATCTCAGCGCCCGGCGAACTCCCCCAACCTGGCGAGAAGTTCCCCTCTCGCCTGCGCGTCTCATTCTCCAAACTGGCTGATCTTCGCTACGGCGAGAACCCGCACCAGAAAGCTGCGGTCTATTCCGACGGCTCTGGCCTAGGCATTGCTAATGCGCGCCAGCTTCAGGGCAAAGAGCTCTCATACAACAATCTCGTAGATCTCGATGCTGCCTGGGAGCTGTGTCGCGAGTTCGACGACCCGATGTGCGCGATCATCAAGCACACGAACCCATGCGGGGCTGCAACCGGTCCCGACATTGTCACAGCCTATAAACGCGCGCTCGAAGCTGACCCTGTTTCGGCGTTCGGTGGGGTGATCGGCATCAACCGCGAAATCGATGAGGCGTCCGCTGAGGAGATTGCGAAGCTCTTCGTTGAAGCCATCGCCGCGCCGGGATACTCGGCGGGAGCTCTCTCGCGATTCTCGGCCAAGAAGAATCTTCGCCTGCTTCAAGTCCGTCCTGCCGAGCAAGCCACCGTTCTCAAGCAGGTCTCAGGCGGCGCACTTCTTCAGGATGCGGATGTTCATCAACTCTCCCGCTCTGATCTGAAAGTCGTGAGCAAACGCCCTCCCACCGAAGAAGAGCTTTCCGCTCTGCTATTCGCCTGGAAGATCTGCAAGCACGTCAAATCGAATGCCATTGTCTATGCCCGCAATGGGCAGACAATCAGCGTTGGCGCCGGCCAGATGAGCCGCGTCGATTCCTGCAAGTTCGGCGCTGCTAAGGCCGTTTTGCCGCTGAAAGGCAGCGTGGCCGCATCCGACGCTTACTTCCCTTTCGCTGACGGTGTCGAGGAGATCGCCCGCGCCGGAGCAACCGCCGTAATTCAGCCCGGAGGCTCAGTCAGGGATGGAGAGGTGGTCGAGGCCGCCGACCGGCTGGGACTGGCGATGGTATTCACCGGGGTACGGCACTTCCGTCACTAAAGCTTGCGTCTTAAAAGGCTGCTCAGGCGTACAATTTAGGAAGGGTAAGTCTGTCCATTACATGGGCGTCGCGAGGCTGCAGCTCTGCATCGAAATAGTCAAGCTGCGGATTCGTGAGTCGCGCATCCAATACTTCGGGAGTTGAAGCTTCTCTTCTTAATCGATCCACATGACCAGTCTCGGTGTACGCCTGTCTTCTCTTGTTCTTATTAGCTCCTTGTTCGGCTTCGCTCAAGCTCCCACGAATCAGAATCCCGGAGTCACGCCGCCGGCCAAAGCGCCTGCCGCCCAGGCCCCGCAGAATGCGCCGACGAATCAGAATCAGGCGCCAGACACGGTTGCTCCTCCCGCGAAGAAAGGACAGCAGCCTCAGCCTTCGGCGACAAAGCCCTCCACGGACAGCACTCCGCCCGCAGAACGTGATCGCGCGCAGGCTTACTACCACTACGCGCTCGCGCACATGTATGAGGAGATGGTCTCGGTTTACGGCCACTCGGAATACGCGAGCAAAGCCATCGACGAATATAAGCTGGCG
This Terriglobales bacterium DNA region includes the following protein-coding sequences:
- the purH gene encoding bifunctional phosphoribosylaminoimidazolecarboxamide formyltransferase/IMP cyclohydrolase, yielding MPQTEALEVPAAVTQSDVKPVHRAILSVTDKTGIADFARGLEKLGVELVSTGGTAKLLRDSGIRVKDISELTGFPEMLDGRVKTLHPKVHGGILHIRENEAHRQAVTDHDIPAIDMVVVNLYAFEKTAAKPGVTFEEIIENIDIGGPSMLRSAAKNFQDVAVITSPSDYSQTLEELRSSGGLSLKTKWKLAKKAFATTAAYDSAISSALETISAPGELPQPGEKFPSRLRVSFSKLADLRYGENPHQKAAVYSDGSGLGIANARQLQGKELSYNNLVDLDAAWELCREFDDPMCAIIKHTNPCGAATGPDIVTAYKRALEADPVSAFGGVIGINREIDEASAEEIAKLFVEAIAAPGYSAGALSRFSAKKNLRLLQVRPAEQATVLKQVSGGALLQDADVHQLSRSDLKVVSKRPPTEEELSALLFAWKICKHVKSNAIVYARNGQTISVGAGQMSRVDSCKFGAAKAVLPLKGSVAASDAYFPFADGVEEIARAGATAVIQPGGSVRDGEVVEAADRLGLAMVFTGVRHFRH